The window TCTTAGAAATGAGAAGAGAATGTTGCAGGAAGCCGTTGATTCATTATTCGATAACTCTAGAAAAGTTAACGCTGTAAGATCTGATGGAAACAGAGCCTTGAAATCACTTTCAGATATGTTGAAAGGTAAGCAAGGTAGATTCCGTCAAAACTTATTAGGTAAAAGGGTTGATTACTCTGGTCGTTCTGTAATTGTAGTAGGACCTGAGTTAAAAATGCATGAATGCGGTTTGCCTAAAAATATGGCAGCTGAGCTATTCAAGCCATTTATCATCCGTAAATTAATTGAAAGAGGAATTGTTAAAACGGTTAAATCAGCGAAGAAAATCGTTGACCGTAAAGATCCGGTAGTTTGGGATATTTTGGAGAATGTGATGAAAGGACATCCTGTATTATTAAACAGGGCTCCAACACTTCACAGATTAGGTATCCAGGCATTCCAGCCTAAATTAATTGAAGGTAAAGCAATTCAGTTACACCCATTAGCGTGTACAGCATTTAATGCCGATTTCGATGGTGACCAGATGGCGGTTCATGTTCCGTTAGGACATGAAGCAATTTTGGAAGCCTCAACATTAATGCTTTCTTCGCATAATATCTTAAACCCTGCTAACGGGGCTCCAATTACTGTGCCTTCTCAGGATATGGTTTTGGGTCTTTATTATGTTTCAAAAGGTAGAAAATCTACTGAGGAAGAGCCAGTTGCTGGAGAAGGAAAAATCTTCTACAGTGCTGAGGAAGTTATCATTGCTATCAATGAAAAGAAAGTTTCTAAGCATGCCCACATAAAATTAAGAACTTATGTTCGCAATGCTGAAGGTGAATTAGAAAGAAAAATAATTGATACAGTAGCAGGTCGTGTAATCTTCAATGAAAGTGTTCCTGAAGAAGTAGGTTATATCGATCAATTATTAACTAAAAAGAACTTGCAGGGTATAATTGCCCATGTATATAAACTAGCTGGATCAGCAAAAACCGCTAAATTCTTAGATGATATCAAAGAATTAGGTTTCCAAAATGCTTATAAAGGTGGTCTGTCAATGGGACTTGGTGATATCATGGTTCCTGAAGTGAAAGATACATTAGTTGAGCAAGCTAAGGAAGAAGTTGATGCAGTATGGAACAATTACTTGATGGGTCTTATTACAGATAATGAGCGTTATAATCAAGTAATTGATATCTGGACAAGAATCAATTCTCAATTGACGAACACTCTAATGCAACAATTAGAGGAAGATAATCAAGGATTCAACTCTATCTATATGATGATGCACTCTGGAGCTAGAGGTTCAAGAGAGCAGATTCGTCAGTTAGGTGGAATGAGAGGATTGATGGCTAAGCCACAGAAAAACTTAGCAGGATCTGTAGGAGGTATTATTGAAAACCCAATTCTATCTAACTTCCGTGAGGGACTTGATGTAATTGAGTACTTTATCTCTACACACGGTGCTCGTAAAGGTCTTGCCGATACAGCTTTGAAAACGGCCGATGCTGGTTACTTAACTAGAAGATTGGTTGATGTTGCTCAAGATGTTGTGGTAAATGAAGTAGACTGTGGCACGCTTAGAGGTCTAGTAGTTTCTGCCTTGAAAGATAATGATGAAATCGTTGAGTCATTAGCTGAAAGAATTCTAGGTAGAGTTAGTGTTCATGATATTTATCACCCACAAACTGACGAGTTAATCGTTGAGTCTGGTGAAACGATCACAGATGAAATTTGTGATAAAATAGATGAAGCTTTAATAGAAGAGGTAGAAATTAGATCTGTATTAACTTGTGAAACCCGTCAAGGAGTTTGTAGTAAGTGTTACGGAAGAAACTTAGCTACTTCTAAAATCGCACAAAAAGGAGATTCAGTTGGTGTAATTGCAGCTCAATCAATTGGTGAGCCAGGAACGCAGTTGACACTTAGAACCTTCCACGTTGGGGGTACTGCTTCTAACATTGCGGTTGAAGCAACCATTAAAGCGAAAACTGGCGGTGTTGTAGAATTTGAGGACTTAAGAGCTATTCAATCTACAGATGACGAAGGAGAGTCAAGAACGGTAGTAATGGGTAGATCTGGTGAGATTAAAATCATCGATCCTAAATCTAAAAAGGTATTAATGAGTAATCACGTACCTTATAGTGCAACCCTTAAAGTTAAAGAAGGTGAAAAAGTAGAAAAGGATCAGGAGCTTTGTTTCTGGGATCCATATAATGCTGTTATTCTTTCTGAATTTGAAGGAGTTACTGAATTTGAAAGTATCGAAGAAGGTATCACTTATAAAGAGGAATCAGATGAGCAAACAGGTCACAGAGAAAAAGTTATTATCGATACAAAAGATAAAACTAAAAACCCTGCTGTAATTGTAAATACTAAAGGACAAGATCCTAAGACTTACAATATTCCAGTGGGAGCTCACTTATCAGTTGATGAAGGAGCTAAAATTAAGCCTGGTCAGATCTTAGCTAAAATACCAAGATCTACATCCAAATCTAAAGATATTACAGGGGGTCTTCCTAGGGTAACTGAGTTGTTCGAGGCTAGAAACCCTTCAAACCCTGCGGTTGTATCTGAGATTGATGGTGTTGTGACCTTTGGTGGAATCAAGAGAGGTAACAGAGAAATCTTTATTGAATCTAAAGATGGTGTTAAGAAAAGATATTTAGTGTCTCTATCTAAACACATTTTAGTTCAGGATAATGACTTTGTGAAAGCTGGTTATGCACTTTCTGATGGAGCTACAACTCCAAATGATATTCTTTCTATTAAAGGACCGACAGCTGTTCAGGAATATATCGTTAATGAAATTCAGGAAGTGTACCGTTTACAAGGTGTGAAAATCAATGATAAGCACATCGAGGTAATCGTTAGACAAATGATGCAGAAAGTTCAGGTTCTAGAATCTGGTGATACTACTTTCTTACCTAATCAGGTAGTGGATCGTTTCGTGTTCAGAGAAGAAAACGATAGAATCTTAGATATGAAAGTGGTTACAGATGCTGGAGATTCTCCAAATCTAAAACCAGGGCAAATCATTTCAGCAAGAAAATTAAGAGATGAAAACTCAACGCTGAAAAGAAAAGATATGAAGTTAGTGAAAACTAGAGATGCTGAGCCTGCGGTTTCTAAACCAACATTACAAGGTATTACGCAATCATCTTTAGGAACTGAAAGCTTTATATCAGCAGCATCATTCCAGGAAACTACTAAAGTGTTAAGTGAAGCTTCAATTAGAGGTAAAGCCGACCACTTATTAGGATTGAAAGAGAATGTAATTGTAGGACACTTGATTCCTGCAGGTACAGGCTTGAAGGATTGGACTGAAATGATTGTTGGTTCTAAAGAAGAACTTGACAGCATGAAAGAAAGTAAAGTAGCAGAAGAAAAGACTGAAGCATAATTCAGTCTTTCTTTTAAATAAATCCAGTTTATAAAATGGAGGAACAAAAAGGAAATAAGAAACAGAACCAAATTAACATTGAACTACCCGAAGATGTAGCGGAAGGTGTTTATGCTAATTTGGCAATGGTGGCGCACTCTAACAGTGAATTTGTTATTGATTTTATCCGATTAATGCCAGGAGTACCTAAAGCGAAAGTGAAATCTAGAGTTGTAGTGACTCCAGAGCATGCAAAAAGGTTATTGAATGCATTAAAGGATAATATTAATAAATACGAAAAGAATTTTGGACCGATAAAACAATCAGAAGAATCACCGAAATTTCCGATGAATTTTGGTTCAAATGTCGGAGAAGCTTAAGCTTATTCCTTATAAATTAGGACTTTGTGAAAATAATTAATCAGATGTGTTTGGATAATGCATCTGATTTTTTACCTTTGCAGTCCTAAAAATCTCAAGTAGTAATAGAAGATAAAGTTATAATAAATGCCTACTATACAACAATTAGTTAAAAAGGGTAGAAAGAAATTGACTTCTAAGTCAAAATCTCCTGCTTTGGATTCTTGCCCACAAAGAAGAGGTGTATGTACTCGTGTTTATACAACCACTCCTAAAAAGCCTAACTCAGCAATGAGAAAAGTGGCTAGGGTTAGGTTAACCAATCAAAAAGAAGTGAACGCGTACATCCCTGGTGAAGGTCATAACCTACAAGAACACTCAATAGTGTTAATTAGGGGAGGAAGAGTAAAAGATTTACCGGGTGTGAGATATCACATCATTAGAGGTGCATTGGATACTGCTGGTGTAAACGGTCGTACCCAAAGAAGATCAAAATACGGAGCTAAAAGACCTAAGAAATAAAGAAAGATGAGGAAAGCAAAACCTAAAAAAAGATATATCCTTCCAGATCCTAAATTTGGAGATACATTGGTTACAAAATTTGTAAACTACCTAATGGTGGATGGTAAAAAAAGTGTTGCATACAACATTTTTTATGATGCCTTAAACATGGTAGAGGAAAAAACAAAAGAGAACGGATTGGAAGTTTGGAAAAAAGCTTTGTCTAATATTTCTCCTGCTGTAGAGGTGAAAAGTAGAAGAGTGGGTGGAGCAACATTCCAAGTGCCACTAGAAGTTCGTCCTGAAAGAAAAATATCTTTAGGAATTAAATGGATGATCACTTTTGCTAGAAAAAGAGGTGAAAAAACCATGACAGAACGTTTAGCTGGTGAAATCATTGCTGCTTCTAAAGGTGAAGGAGCTGCTATCAAAAAGAAAGATGATACGCACCGTATGGCTGAAGCAAATAAAGCATTTTCTCATTTTAGATTTTAAAAGCTAATAT is drawn from Marivirga arenosa and contains these coding sequences:
- the rpoC gene encoding DNA-directed RNA polymerase subunit beta' codes for the protein MAFKKNKKINTDFSKITISLASPESILESSHGEVTQPETINYRTYKPEMGGLFCERIFGPVKDWECHCGKYKRIRYKGIICDRCGVEVTEKKVRRERMGHIELVVPVAHIWYFKSLPNKIGYLLGLPTKKLDQIIYYERYVVIQPGVKEEDGIAYMDFLTEDEYLDILDKLPRENQQLDDDDPNKFIAKMGAEALDMLLSRIQLDELSYELRHQAATDTSQQRKAEALKRLRVVEAFRDARTRIENRPEWMIIRMVPVIPPELRPLVPLDGGRFATSDLNDLYRRVIIRNNRLKRLIDIKAPEVILRNEKRMLQEAVDSLFDNSRKVNAVRSDGNRALKSLSDMLKGKQGRFRQNLLGKRVDYSGRSVIVVGPELKMHECGLPKNMAAELFKPFIIRKLIERGIVKTVKSAKKIVDRKDPVVWDILENVMKGHPVLLNRAPTLHRLGIQAFQPKLIEGKAIQLHPLACTAFNADFDGDQMAVHVPLGHEAILEASTLMLSSHNILNPANGAPITVPSQDMVLGLYYVSKGRKSTEEEPVAGEGKIFYSAEEVIIAINEKKVSKHAHIKLRTYVRNAEGELERKIIDTVAGRVIFNESVPEEVGYIDQLLTKKNLQGIIAHVYKLAGSAKTAKFLDDIKELGFQNAYKGGLSMGLGDIMVPEVKDTLVEQAKEEVDAVWNNYLMGLITDNERYNQVIDIWTRINSQLTNTLMQQLEEDNQGFNSIYMMMHSGARGSREQIRQLGGMRGLMAKPQKNLAGSVGGIIENPILSNFREGLDVIEYFISTHGARKGLADTALKTADAGYLTRRLVDVAQDVVVNEVDCGTLRGLVVSALKDNDEIVESLAERILGRVSVHDIYHPQTDELIVESGETITDEICDKIDEALIEEVEIRSVLTCETRQGVCSKCYGRNLATSKIAQKGDSVGVIAAQSIGEPGTQLTLRTFHVGGTASNIAVEATIKAKTGGVVEFEDLRAIQSTDDEGESRTVVMGRSGEIKIIDPKSKKVLMSNHVPYSATLKVKEGEKVEKDQELCFWDPYNAVILSEFEGVTEFESIEEGITYKEESDEQTGHREKVIIDTKDKTKNPAVIVNTKGQDPKTYNIPVGAHLSVDEGAKIKPGQILAKIPRSTSKSKDITGGLPRVTELFEARNPSNPAVVSEIDGVVTFGGIKRGNREIFIESKDGVKKRYLVSLSKHILVQDNDFVKAGYALSDGATTPNDILSIKGPTAVQEYIVNEIQEVYRLQGVKINDKHIEVIVRQMMQKVQVLESGDTTFLPNQVVDRFVFREENDRILDMKVVTDAGDSPNLKPGQIISARKLRDENSTLKRKDMKLVKTRDAEPAVSKPTLQGITQSSLGTESFISAASFQETTKVLSEASIRGKADHLLGLKENVIVGHLIPAGTGLKDWTEMIVGSKEELDSMKESKVAEEKTEA
- a CDS encoding DUF3467 domain-containing protein → MEEQKGNKKQNQINIELPEDVAEGVYANLAMVAHSNSEFVIDFIRLMPGVPKAKVKSRVVVTPEHAKRLLNALKDNINKYEKNFGPIKQSEESPKFPMNFGSNVGEA
- the rpsL gene encoding 30S ribosomal protein S12, which codes for MPTIQQLVKKGRKKLTSKSKSPALDSCPQRRGVCTRVYTTTPKKPNSAMRKVARVRLTNQKEVNAYIPGEGHNLQEHSIVLIRGGRVKDLPGVRYHIIRGALDTAGVNGRTQRRSKYGAKRPKK
- the rpsG gene encoding 30S ribosomal protein S7 produces the protein MRKAKPKKRYILPDPKFGDTLVTKFVNYLMVDGKKSVAYNIFYDALNMVEEKTKENGLEVWKKALSNISPAVEVKSRRVGGATFQVPLEVRPERKISLGIKWMITFARKRGEKTMTERLAGEIIAASKGEGAAIKKKDDTHRMAEANKAFSHFRF